ATCATTAAATTGCTTAAGAATAAGACTGTATACTGCCTAGCTAGGCTACAAATGTGTTCTAAAGAATTGGTTTGCTAGACTAGCATGAAAATCAACCTTATCACTTAACATATTACTGGGGTAAATATCAGAGTGTTAATCCATCTGCACAATGTACACAGACAGGTTAGAATCCATGAGAGATTTCTAGATACCATTACACAAAGATGTTTGTCCAGTTGTTTCTTATATGAGACTTCCTCAGCACTGCATTAAAATGAGTCATTTTGCCACTGCTCCTCTGAATACAATTTCAAGTAAGCTTACATTATCACAGCATCTAAAGAATGATTTTTAGATTAAAACCTATTATAGACATTATAGAATTAAATAAGTATTTAACTGCTACTAGATTTCGTTCATGCACAATACCTGCAACGCAGACTAATCAAATTGGCTCACTGTAAATTTTAAATATTCCTACTGCAATTAGAATTAAAATGCAACTGTGTCGAACCCGAGTTTCTATGACAATTTTCAAAGATGTGTCCTTTCTCACCTTATCAGTGCTGCAGTTAATTTTGATGGCTTAGCAATGAAGTTTATAGTCTTGTATTTCATGATTACAACAGTGTTGGCAGATGACTAAACAGCTGTCTTGGCTTTAATCACGTTTGGGGGATTATAGTCACTAGGGGAGAGCCAACACCTCTAGAACATTATCAAAATCAGCCTACAGCTAAATAACCGGACCATGCCCTAAATATGTTTATAAAGTAGAATTATCTGAAATTCTCTCTTCAATGGAGATATTTAATTTTCCTAGGCACTATTTAAGACAGGGTTGGGCAAATTACGGCCTGGGGGCCAAatccggcccttcagatgttttaatccagccttGAAGcccctgccagggagtggggtccggGGCTTGCTCtgcgcggctcctggaagcagcagcatgtccctcctctggctcctatgcataggggcagccagggggtgcCATACACTGCCACCGCCACAAGCACTGCCCCATTGGCCAGCAAacaaggccaatgggagctgcaggggcagcacctgcaggtagggcagcgtgcagagcctcctgtcaatgcctccacataggagtcagaggagggacatgccactgcttctgggagctgcctgaggtaagtgggacCCTCTCCGACACTTCaacccccttgccccagccctgatccccctcccgccctccaaacccctcagttccaccctcctgcaccccagagccctcaccccctccacccatacccctgccccagcccagagccccttcccgcaTCCTGAattcatttctggtcccaccccagaacccgcacccccagttggagccctcaccccctcccacaatccaaccccccaattccgtgagcattcatggcccaccatacaatttccatacccagatgtggccctcgagccaaaaagtttgcccatcctgaTTTAAGAAGTGCTAAGCACTATCTTCAAAACAGTTGGCATATCATAACTAAATCACTAGCTATCAGATATCAAAGGGGTTAAAAATATTGTCTTACAACTCATGTTACTAgagtttaaaaattaattatagcTAAGACACTACCCAAATCGTGGGATGATCTTCAAATAATAGTGGCTGAGTTGTGGACAAGACATGGAAAATTGtgaaaaagtaataatggacctttattaattgcagtaatttggaaaagccacagcagacctatttgtttaagaaaaatttgctgGAACAATATAAACACTCAACTATTATGATATGcctgtgattttattttattttatttattttttgataaCCAGACAATTTGGTGCAACTACAGGGCTGTAACCAGGacggggcaagtggggcagttgTCCAGGTCACAAAGCTTGGGAGGGGTGCCCTGGAAAAATGGGACagaaaaaataaggaaagaaagagTAGAGAGTTGAGCCCTGCAGCaagcatggtattgccacccttacttctgcactgctgctgctggcggtgctgccttcggagctgggacCTGGCCGGCAGCCGctactctctggccacccagatctgaaggcggttccactgccagcagcagcacagaagtaagggtgtcaatACTATACCTGCTACCGGCTCTATCCCCTACATACCGGCTGTTTCCTGTTTTATATTAATAATGGCCCAATTTTATTACTGGTAAATTCATAGACAAACTGTTTAAAATAGGTAACAATATGAAATTTAGGCTTTATCATTTTTCCTTTCAATTATCCATATATTTTGGTTTCCAATTTTGTAAACAAAATATCAGTGTTTTCTTTACAATTAGTATTTTCTGGTCATGTAGCATTTTGATTAAGTAAAGTTAAATAAAAGGTAACCAGGTAGACTTCTTAATAGGCTATGCCTTTATTTGTTAACTTAtctacaaaacaaaaatcactttaTCTTAAGATTTTTGTAAAGAATTTCAACTTAAGTGAACAAAGTTGCCTCATGTTCAGTGTAGTTATACGCAGTACAAACATACATTTTTTACAATCAAACTGAGCATCTTTCCTTAATTAGCTATATAACTCTGATTTTAATTAATGTTACATCATATCCCATCCGCATGAGTATAACATGCAAAAGACTTCTAGCCTTTCTTACCTAACCTTCAGTCTTCCTGTACCAAGTTTGTGTAGCAAAATTTACATCTTAATTtacatacaaaagaaaatattaaggCTGCACAGTCATGCTCTCGAGAGAAAATACTAGAATGAAGGTTGTCTGTGAGATTTTAATGTGGTGCCATTGTGCGTACTAGTTTAAAGAGAATTAAAGccactttaattttgaatgagGGTGTTCGCTGGgggggtttaatgcagtttaactaatccatttcaaattcacacctttagttaattcagattaattttcctggatgtccctgtgtagacaagctcttaacTATGGATTCACTCCGGGTCCTCTATACTATGCAAAAACTAAAATACTATACTATGACTGATGTTTAAAACTGTTCATaagtcaggaaattcagagttaaaagaaataaatgctctttttaaaaaaggaaaaatgcacaTTCCTCCCTTCTCTAGAGGTGATTGATACAATTAACTCATGCATGAGCAGAACCAGAACTCTTCAACTcacttttacaaatatttgttgGGATGTAAGGGTAGTATATCATGTTAATAACTGAAGTTCCTAAATAatttttttggtatttaaaaatatatatttcaatcCATCTTAAAGATATCCAAAGCAGCCCTTCGCCTGCTCCTCTGCAGATATGACTTAATTCATAGTATTCTAACAAGTACATTTGTCTTTTGTATTCTAAGGTGAGGGATGAGAGCAGAGTAAAATCTGTGCTTTAATCTCTCCCTTCCTCTTTTCATCATCTCTCTCAACTGAGCCCTCTCTCAttctatcctcagaggtgctGGGAGACGTAACCCTTCCCCCCAATTTAAGAAAACACCAAGCCTCAGGGGGCTCCCTTTCCCATTTTAGTTCAGTCAGCAGCCAGTCCTTCAATACAATGTTGTTCTAGGCTCAGTTCCAGAAGTTCACGTATCTAAATCCTGCTGCCTCCTTAAAGCAAGGAAAGCAGTTAGACCAGCGCCAagaagtggcagagccaggtcttgcagctgagggagagggaggcgATGGGTCATTGGTGACGGGCTGGAGAGTGAGCCTGCCATGCACCACCTGGTGGGAGGAGCAGCACTCCTGCAGTGCCAGGCCTAGCTCCCACTCCAGGCGTAGCAACCTAACACATGGGGTCACAGTGACACTCAGCTGCTGCGTGCTGAACACtatgaaaatttggcccttaatgtGTCAGGAAGCTTGCGTGTTAATCGAAAGAGCAATATTAGTGCATACAGAGGAGGTGAGGACATTGTATTATAAACCTGGAGAGCAGATGAAAGTTCAACCTTGTTTTTGGAAACTCATTCTCCAAGACAGTCACAATTTCTAAATGTCCTGTAATTCCACTTAACCAAATTCAAATGACCCAGACAGCCTAGTTATCAAAACAACACTGTGTCCCCCACGTAGCCCTATGTCGGTTACATACCAACCGATTAACTAACATGAAGGCTGCGGGAACTGTGATGTGGAAGGATTTCCAAATAGGatgaggaaaggagggagggaaacgAAGGGAGGCAAAGGGGAGGGtaagggagagaaaaggggaaggaaagaagaCTGGAGAGGTGTTCTTTGAATGCTTCCCAACGCTGACAGCCTGGGCTCTGCAGACACCAATACAAATACCAAAGGGAACGGCCAGCTCCCTCCCCTAATGCTGACGGTGCTGGTAAGCACTAAAGCATAGGGTTAaaacaggacagagggtggggagtaataggtgcttatataagaaagtcccaaaaaacgggactgtccctttaaaaatggggtatctagtcaccctactaaAGCAGCATTAAcaaggctctctctctcttccaccctccTCTCTGCCTGCCTCCTTTCCTCATCCTACTCAGAAATCCTGCAGCTTAACATAGCACTTCCATTTATCCAAACGCACAGTTACCCAAAGGAATCAGATGGCCCCCAGACAATTCTGATGAATGGAACTGTACTGTGCTTAAAATCACAAATTctctctcatagagctggaagagaaAAACCCTTACAAATGGAAGAACATAGAAGAATACCACACGTTAATCATTCCAGTCACTAGAAAGCACACATTAGTAACAGCACATGGGCCCCTCGTTTTGCTAGAAACGTCACATGCACAGAGCGGGTTTTCAAAccattaaaaaactagaacatttAAGAGTAACAAATAGAACATGTTTCTAAAATCATCCCATGCAGATGGAAATAATCTCTGTAAGACTGCTTCTTTGCATTAGCTTTGGAATAAGTATGAGATGCTCCTTAACTTTATTGAAACATGCTGCGGTGTATTAGTCttgcaataaaatatatttcaaaaagtCATCACACAGTCAAGCTGTGCATTCTgatccaatatatttttttagttaaaataaaacagagaaaCAGATTAATGCAGCTTCACTTCAAAGAGTATATACATGTCCAAAGCTCCCCAGTTCAAACAATATTCACTGCTTGCCACAGGAAATTAGCTGTCATTCTGAAAGTAAACTCTTCCAAATAGGGAAAATAATTTGAGTTCCAACATAgttggtaaaagaaaaaaacgGACATTTCAGAAGCTAAAAACATCACCTTtgtttctctgtttgttttaGCCTATAGCTCTGCTGCAGTGAGCACAATAAAAGGACTCTCCAAGCATGGCAACCTTCAACAACAGTCACTGGAACGAGACTACGTCCCTTTTCCAATACCTTGGTTTTCAAGTGCAAAAGATTTACCCTTTCCATGATAACTGGAACACTGCCTGCTTTATTATTCTGGTTATATTTATCTTTACTGTCGTTTCTCTGGTGGCGTTGGCTTTCCTTTACGAGTTGCTTGACTGTTGCTGCTGtgtgaaaaataaaaccatgaaAGACCTAGAGAATGAATCCAACCCAGTTAGAACCATGATGGGCAGCTttagaaagagagaaacagaagtGGTGTAATAATGATTGATCACTAGAACTCACAGAAGaaccaacaaacaaaatgaagcctCTTGCATCTTATGAGCAAGTCATGTGCTTTTTGGGTCTTAACAATCATTATTAGCAACAATTATTCCACTTCTGGATGTGAACTTGAATGGCTAGCAAAATCTTTATGTGGCCCACCTGTTACAATGTTATGTGGGaagaaagttttttgtttttaaatgaactttTGTCATCTATATTTGATTACTAGAGTAAATATTTGTTCATCTGAACAATTCACAATGTTGCTTAATTGGAGAAATACAGATCAATCTGATTGTCACCCTCACCCCTGCCACCTCATGTCTCCTCCTTGGTCTATAGGCTTCTCCCATATGTTTGCCTGCCACAGCCCCATGCAATACACCTTAATGTGAAAGGATACTTCTGTCCATGTGTGCCCAAAATCAGGAGAGGTGGGTTGGATTCCAGAAACTCCTTACCTATCAGCACCTCTCCTTTTGGGGGAAGTCTGCACA
This sequence is a window from Gopherus evgoodei ecotype Sinaloan lineage chromosome 5, rGopEvg1_v1.p, whole genome shotgun sequence. Protein-coding genes within it:
- the SMIM18 gene encoding small integral membrane protein 18, whose product is MATFNNSHWNETTSLFQYLGFQVQKIYPFHDNWNTACFIILVIFIFTVVSLVALAFLYELLDCCCCVKNKTMKDLENESNPVRTMMGSFRKRETEVV